The proteins below are encoded in one region of Micromonospora pisi:
- a CDS encoding SDR family NAD(P)-dependent oxidoreductase yields the protein MRAIPRREFALTSALARDVRMAVADNSRKEVLEVSVRLRSKVIVVTGGSSGMGRAFAQRAASEGAKVVIGARDKTRGDEVVAGIRDSGGEALFVPTDVTIEEQVAALVGEAVAQFGRLDGAFNNVGGTSPGRLREIDEAFWRDTIDRNLTSVFFSLKHEIPAIVASGGGSIVNNASTMGVIADPNIAAYVAAKHGVIGLTRSAALDAAREGVRVNALVTGLVDTSLFRQGARNPELQQHFLDMQPSGQIGTEEDVAAFTAFLLSDEATYITGAALSIDGGMTAK from the coding sequence ATGCGTGCCATACCCCGACGAGAGTTTGCGCTGACGTCGGCCCTGGCTCGCGATGTTCGCATGGCCGTTGCCGATAACTCAAGGAAGGAAGTGTTGGAAGTGTCTGTTCGACTGCGGTCTAAAGTCATCGTCGTCACGGGGGGCAGCAGTGGAATGGGTAGAGCCTTTGCCCAGCGAGCTGCCTCGGAGGGCGCGAAGGTTGTCATCGGTGCCCGCGACAAAACTCGTGGCGACGAGGTCGTCGCCGGGATCAGGGATAGCGGCGGAGAAGCTCTGTTCGTGCCCACGGATGTCACCATCGAGGAGCAGGTCGCCGCGCTGGTCGGCGAGGCAGTGGCGCAATTCGGTCGTTTGGACGGAGCGTTCAACAATGTAGGCGGCACTAGCCCTGGGCGGCTTCGAGAAATAGACGAAGCATTTTGGCGGGACACGATCGATCGCAACCTGACGAGCGTGTTCTTCAGTTTGAAGCACGAGATTCCAGCGATCGTGGCGTCGGGCGGTGGAAGTATCGTCAACAACGCCTCCACAATGGGGGTGATCGCCGACCCGAACATCGCAGCCTATGTGGCTGCCAAACACGGTGTCATCGGCCTCACCCGCTCGGCAGCGCTGGACGCGGCCCGCGAGGGCGTGCGAGTCAACGCCCTGGTGACCGGATTGGTTGATACCTCGCTGTTCCGCCAAGGCGCACGCAACCCCGAGCTCCAGCAGCACTTCCTGGACATGCAGCCGAGTGGGCAAATCGGCACGGAGGAGGATGTCGCCGCCTTCACTGCTTTCCTACTCAGCGACGAGGCTACGTACATCACCGGAGCGGCGCTCAGCATCGATGGTGGCATGACTGCGAAGTGA
- a CDS encoding ArsR/SmtB family transcription factor — protein MSIQNTDGTDRDWRRPRDPDRAYLTDPRAIRVLAHPGRQGILRRLQADGPATATECAQVAGMTPSAASYHLRQLARHGFVAEAPGRGDMRERMWEARIRGYRIDDVEEPSAQLVATVQELFQATLQASEQLAVRWMERLPQESYAWRDSAQLATKSIRVNPAELRVVYERMAEILQPYLANRRPREDAPADARLVHVDLRMLPWADPAPVVAVEPAEPKQDGREAYRDRGR, from the coding sequence GTGTCGATCCAGAACACCGATGGCACCGACCGGGACTGGCGTAGGCCCCGCGACCCGGACCGGGCCTACCTCACCGACCCGAGGGCGATCAGAGTGCTCGCCCATCCCGGTCGACAGGGGATCCTGCGGCGCCTTCAGGCCGACGGCCCGGCCACCGCCACCGAATGCGCCCAGGTCGCCGGGATGACTCCGAGCGCCGCCAGTTACCACCTTCGACAGCTTGCTCGACACGGTTTTGTCGCCGAGGCGCCGGGACGCGGCGACATGCGCGAGCGGATGTGGGAGGCGCGGATCCGGGGCTACCGCATCGACGATGTCGAGGAGCCGTCAGCGCAGCTCGTCGCCACGGTGCAGGAGCTGTTCCAGGCGACCCTCCAGGCATCCGAACAACTCGCCGTCCGGTGGATGGAGCGGCTTCCGCAGGAGTCATACGCCTGGCGTGACTCGGCTCAACTCGCCACCAAGAGCATCCGGGTCAACCCGGCGGAACTCCGGGTGGTCTACGAGCGTATGGCCGAGATCCTGCAGCCCTACCTCGCCAACCGGCGGCCCCGGGAGGACGCGCCCGCGGACGCCCGCTTGGTCCACGTCGACCTGCGGATGCTGCCCTGGGCAGACCCCGCTCCGGTGGTGGCCGTCGAACCGGCGGAGCCCAAACAGGACGGGCGGGAAGCGTACCGAGACCGGGGACGGTGA
- a CDS encoding oxidoreductase, producing the protein MENYGIMNELAGKRALVTGGTYGIGAGIAQRLIDGGASVVIAARSESPSAPARAKFVGGDVTSVAGAHAIAEAALDILGGIDIVVNNAGGTDVYPAGVSAIEDDQWQAALDLNYLSAVRLNSRLVPEMVAQGSGAIIHISTAPARAPLAFLLHYAAAKAALATYSKGLAVDLAPKGVRVNTVTPGLVESPGSDPLRQKVAAAAGFDPAMMISGIPLGRAGQPADIGEAVAFLVSARAAYVTGVDLVVDGGLNPAV; encoded by the coding sequence ATGGAAAACTACGGAATCATGAACGAGCTCGCCGGCAAGCGGGCATTGGTCACCGGCGGTACGTACGGTATCGGTGCGGGGATCGCCCAGCGCCTGATCGACGGGGGCGCCAGCGTCGTCATCGCGGCCCGCTCGGAGAGTCCGTCCGCTCCGGCGAGGGCGAAGTTCGTCGGCGGCGACGTCACCTCGGTGGCGGGCGCGCACGCCATTGCTGAGGCCGCGCTGGACATCCTGGGTGGGATCGACATCGTGGTGAACAACGCCGGTGGCACGGACGTCTATCCCGCAGGGGTGTCGGCGATCGAGGACGACCAGTGGCAGGCCGCCCTTGATCTCAACTACCTGTCCGCGGTCCGGCTGAACAGCCGGCTGGTGCCGGAGATGGTCGCGCAGGGCTCCGGCGCGATCATCCATATCTCGACCGCGCCGGCTCGTGCCCCGCTCGCGTTCCTCCTGCACTACGCTGCCGCGAAGGCGGCTCTGGCCACGTACAGCAAAGGGCTGGCCGTTGATCTGGCGCCCAAAGGGGTACGGGTCAACACGGTGACCCCGGGTCTGGTCGAGTCGCCCGGATCGGACCCGCTGCGGCAAAAGGTCGCGGCGGCGGCCGGTTTCGATCCCGCGATGATGATCAGCGGCATCCCGCTCGGACGCGCCGGGCAGCCGGCCGACATCGGTGAGGCGGTGGCGTTTCTGGTCTCCGCTCGTGCCGCGTACGTCACCGGGGTGGACCTGGTCGTCGACGGCGGGCTGAACCCGGCGGTCTGA
- a CDS encoding alpha/beta fold hydrolase: MTRSANQTIRTQFRDIDGLNVRFAESEDRTEHALLLNPWPESLFAFEPIWTRLAEHAHLVAIDLPGFGHSEGRDELMSPRAMGEFVIRAADTFGLDNPHVVGPDVGTGAALFAAAQHPGRLRSLVVGSGGAAVRIQLGGALKDWVEAPDLDSFRSLDPRQIVASTLGSIERYVLPDSVREDYLSAYEGDRFVESMRYARAYPTDLPILRDLLPKVQTPVQIIAGEHDSAVPPVNAEFLHQRLPNSKLDCLDAGHFTWEDDADRYAALVTSWWDGGYATAGSGSPR, translated from the coding sequence GTGACTCGCTCGGCCAACCAGACCATCCGTACGCAGTTCCGGGACATTGACGGACTGAATGTCCGTTTTGCCGAGAGCGAGGACCGAACCGAGCACGCGCTGCTGCTTAACCCGTGGCCGGAGAGCCTGTTCGCCTTCGAACCGATCTGGACCCGGCTCGCTGAACACGCGCACCTGGTGGCGATCGACCTGCCGGGGTTCGGGCATTCCGAGGGTCGCGACGAGCTGATGTCCCCTCGGGCGATGGGCGAGTTCGTCATTCGCGCTGCCGACACCTTCGGGCTCGACAACCCCCACGTCGTCGGGCCTGACGTTGGCACCGGCGCCGCACTGTTCGCCGCCGCCCAGCATCCGGGCAGGTTACGTAGCCTTGTCGTCGGAAGTGGGGGCGCGGCGGTCCGGATCCAGTTGGGCGGGGCGCTGAAGGACTGGGTCGAAGCCCCGGACCTGGACAGCTTCCGCAGCCTGGACCCAAGACAAATCGTGGCCAGCACGTTGGGCAGCATCGAGCGGTACGTTCTGCCTGACTCCGTCCGTGAGGACTACCTGTCAGCCTACGAGGGCGACCGTTTCGTCGAGTCGATGCGCTACGCCCGCGCCTACCCGACCGACCTGCCGATCCTCCGTGATCTCCTGCCGAAGGTGCAGACGCCGGTCCAGATCATCGCCGGCGAACACGATTCGGCCGTGCCACCGGTCAACGCCGAGTTTCTCCATCAGCGGCTGCCCAACAGCAAGCTCGACTGCCTCGATGCGGGGCACTTCACCTGGGAGGACGACGCGGACCGGTACGCGGCGCTCGTCACGAGCTGGTGGGACGGCGGATACGCGACGGCCGGGTCCGGGTCACCACGCTGA
- a CDS encoding integrase core domain-containing protein: MDLEDAGHQARFMIRDRDGKFLPSFNAVLKDAGIDVVLNGVRIPRMNSIMERWIQTCRRELLDRTLIWNQRHLLHALREFEQFYNGHRPHQGIANARPLHPLPAPVTDPDEIAHLNARRRDRLGGVLHEYEHAARPARTRFSARASSVWRPMTRTSFTSKTLLPLRGVSGTGSCSTTRPSNCHQR; this comes from the coding sequence ATGGACCTCGAGGACGCCGGCCACCAGGCCCGGTTCATGATCCGCGACCGGGACGGGAAGTTCCTACCCTCGTTTAACGCCGTCCTCAAGGACGCGGGCATCGACGTCGTGCTCAACGGCGTCCGGATACCCCGCATGAACTCGATCATGGAACGCTGGATACAAACCTGCCGGCGTGAACTCCTGGACCGCACCCTGATCTGGAACCAGCGACATCTCCTACACGCTCTACGCGAGTTCGAACAGTTCTACAACGGGCACCGCCCGCACCAGGGCATCGCGAACGCCCGACCACTCCACCCGCTGCCCGCACCGGTCACCGACCCAGACGAGATCGCACACCTCAACGCACGAAGACGCGATCGCCTCGGCGGCGTCCTCCACGAATACGAGCATGCCGCTCGACCTGCCCGGACGAGATTTTCGGCAAGGGCATCGTCGGTGTGGAGACCGATGACGAGGACAAGCTTCACATCGAAGACCTTGTTGCCGCTGCGGGGGGTGAGTGGTACGGGTTCCTGTTCGACAACCCGTCCCAGCAACTGCCACCAACGCTGA
- a CDS encoding AfsR/SARP family transcriptional regulator, with protein sequence MSGSLSFEVLGPVRAWRGGRELELGTPQQRAILAALLLHEGTHVSAHGLVEVVWGREAPTTGVRIVRTYVSRLRRVLESDSGQPPVIASVAGGYVLPVTAETLDLVRFRWLTTQADLAQHGSGPAGAAALLHEADALFRGGPLAGVPGGWAEAQRARLTQVRLAAVERRLALDLELGRHVEVAAEVGPLVAEHPLRERLRVLQMLALYQAGMPAEAFAVFHDARRTLAEELGVEPGPALQEIHQRVLRADPILRSDPALLMQPGLPATPALHPPAGPGPQTVQNLSAVPAQLPPDLGDFTGREETVRTLSELLTRTGEVPVVGIVGLGGVGKSALAIRVATMLREQFPDGQLYADLGGMGEQPADPSDVLARFLRAFGISNEAIPEALSERAALWRTIMAGRRVLVVLDDPYDSRQLRYLLPATIGSAAIITSWRRLLDLPGISWTTLGVLQPAESVTLLERIVGAERLRREPETTQRLVDLCSHHPAALRIAGARLAARPDWSVALVEGRLLGELDGLAEPHEDCAAFYTSLMRVLRRLDSSHSSAFRLLAVPDLVDISLATAAVILDRPVSETERILDSLTDVHLLEPDLSGRYRYVGVVRALARVQLLFEGETASGKAAVRRLARFYLANARNAIHAVDLPPEAATLAQSMGVAVADGLAFDDAETADSWLLVERANVLGVAAQVADVAEPSEDTMTGWWPIQQRLTGLHRQRPRGQLTGRAA encoded by the coding sequence TTGAGTGGGTCGTTGAGCTTCGAGGTACTCGGTCCGGTACGAGCGTGGCGGGGCGGGCGGGAGTTGGAGCTCGGTACGCCCCAACAACGGGCAATCCTCGCGGCCCTGCTGCTGCACGAGGGGACGCACGTCTCGGCGCATGGACTCGTCGAGGTGGTCTGGGGGCGGGAGGCGCCGACGACCGGCGTACGGATAGTGCGCACGTACGTTTCCCGGCTTCGCCGCGTCCTCGAATCCGATTCCGGACAACCGCCCGTCATTGCGTCGGTGGCGGGCGGATACGTATTACCGGTGACGGCGGAAACCCTCGATCTGGTTCGGTTCCGCTGGCTGACCACGCAAGCGGACCTGGCTCAGCACGGTTCTGGCCCAGCTGGCGCAGCCGCCCTGCTGCACGAGGCGGACGCGCTGTTCCGGGGAGGTCCGCTGGCCGGTGTGCCGGGCGGCTGGGCCGAGGCACAGCGTGCCCGGTTGACCCAGGTCCGTTTGGCTGCGGTCGAACGGCGGCTCGCCCTCGATCTTGAGCTGGGCCGGCACGTCGAGGTTGCGGCCGAGGTCGGCCCCCTGGTTGCCGAACATCCGCTCCGTGAACGGCTGCGTGTGCTGCAGATGCTCGCGCTCTATCAGGCAGGCATGCCGGCGGAGGCCTTTGCCGTGTTCCACGATGCCCGGCGAACCCTCGCCGAGGAGCTAGGGGTGGAGCCCGGACCCGCGTTACAGGAGATCCATCAACGCGTCCTCCGAGCGGATCCCATCCTCCGGTCCGATCCGGCCCTACTGATGCAGCCTGGACTGCCGGCCACCCCGGCGCTGCACCCGCCTGCCGGGCCAGGACCCCAGACGGTCCAGAACCTGTCCGCCGTACCGGCGCAGCTTCCGCCGGATTTGGGCGACTTCACCGGCCGGGAGGAGACCGTACGGACGCTGAGTGAGCTGCTGACACGCACTGGCGAGGTACCCGTTGTGGGCATCGTCGGGCTTGGCGGCGTGGGTAAGAGCGCCCTGGCGATCCGGGTGGCCACGATGCTGCGGGAGCAGTTCCCGGACGGCCAGCTCTACGCCGACCTGGGCGGTATGGGTGAGCAGCCGGCGGATCCCAGCGACGTGCTTGCCCGTTTCCTGCGCGCGTTCGGCATCAGCAATGAAGCCATTCCCGAAGCCCTATCGGAACGCGCGGCGCTGTGGCGCACGATCATGGCCGGTCGGCGGGTTCTTGTCGTTCTCGACGACCCGTACGACAGCCGGCAACTCCGCTATCTGCTGCCGGCCACGATCGGCAGCGCCGCCATCATCACCAGCTGGCGCCGATTGCTGGACCTTCCGGGGATATCTTGGACCACCCTCGGGGTGCTCCAGCCGGCCGAGTCGGTGACCCTGCTGGAGCGGATCGTCGGCGCGGAGCGGCTGCGCCGCGAGCCGGAAACCACCCAACGGTTGGTCGACCTCTGTTCCCACCACCCGGCAGCATTGCGGATCGCCGGTGCCAGGCTGGCCGCCCGACCGGATTGGAGCGTGGCGCTCGTCGAGGGACGGCTGCTCGGTGAGCTCGACGGACTGGCCGAGCCGCACGAGGACTGCGCCGCGTTCTATACCTCGCTGATGCGGGTGTTACGGCGGTTGGACAGCTCTCACTCGTCCGCGTTCCGTTTGCTGGCTGTGCCGGACCTGGTAGACATTTCACTCGCCACTGCCGCAGTCATCCTGGACCGTCCGGTGTCCGAGACCGAGCGGATACTCGACTCGCTGACGGACGTACATCTATTGGAGCCTGACTTGTCCGGTAGATACCGGTATGTCGGCGTGGTGAGGGCCCTTGCCCGGGTTCAACTGCTCTTCGAGGGTGAGACCGCTTCCGGGAAGGCGGCGGTCCGGCGGTTGGCGCGGTTCTATCTCGCCAACGCCCGCAACGCCATCCACGCCGTCGACCTACCGCCCGAGGCGGCCACCCTGGCGCAGAGCATGGGGGTTGCCGTGGCCGACGGCCTGGCCTTCGACGACGCCGAAACGGCCGATTCGTGGTTGCTGGTGGAGCGGGCGAACGTCCTCGGGGTTGCGGCCCAGGTCGCCGACGTCGCGGAACCGTCTGAGGACACCATGACCGGATGGTGGCCGATCCAGCAGCGCCTCACTGGCCTTCATCGCCAGCGTCCAAGGGGGCAGCTAACCGGCCGGGCGGCGTAG
- a CDS encoding integrase core domain-containing protein, whose protein sequence is MLFRLAYLGVTNTLALLRLLPMNDRDKDAEILALRHQVMVLERQLHGEKVRFTPADRAWLAAVLHRLPRDVLRSLRLLVRPETVLRWHHDLDARRHARLSRPRRSGRPRTVRSIRRLALRLARENSTWGYRRIHGELLVLGVKVAPSTVWEILQHAGVDPTPQRASTSWATFLRSQAQAIIAADFFETTTMTGARLYVLAVIDHATRRVSVLGATAHPTASWVTQAARNLMMDLEDTERTVKYLVRDRDGKYPALFDAILADAGIAVVLSRVRTPRMNSIMERWIQACRHELLDRTLIWSQAHLLQALREYERHHNRHRPHRGIANARPLRPLPKPITDPATLTRLNVHRRDQLGGLLHEYENAA, encoded by the coding sequence GTGCTGTTCCGACTGGCCTACCTCGGTGTGACCAACACTCTCGCGCTGCTGCGGCTGCTGCCAATGAACGACCGGGACAAGGATGCCGAGATCTTGGCGCTGCGGCACCAGGTCATGGTCCTCGAACGGCAACTGCACGGCGAGAAGGTCCGATTCACCCCCGCTGACCGGGCATGGCTCGCCGCCGTGCTGCACCGGTTACCCCGCGACGTCCTACGCAGCCTGCGGCTGCTGGTCCGCCCGGAGACCGTACTGCGCTGGCACCATGACCTGGACGCCCGCCGGCACGCCAGACTCTCCCGGCCGCGGCGATCCGGGCGGCCACGCACTGTCCGGTCGATCCGCCGGCTGGCCCTGCGCCTGGCACGCGAGAACAGCACCTGGGGATACCGCCGCATCCACGGCGAACTACTCGTCCTCGGGGTAAAGGTCGCCCCCTCCACCGTCTGGGAGATCCTCCAGCATGCCGGCGTCGACCCGACGCCCCAGCGTGCCAGCACCAGCTGGGCGACGTTCTTGCGCTCGCAGGCGCAGGCCATCATCGCGGCCGACTTCTTCGAGACCACAACGATGACCGGTGCCAGGCTGTACGTCCTGGCCGTCATCGACCACGCCACCCGCCGGGTCAGCGTCCTGGGCGCCACCGCTCATCCGACCGCCAGCTGGGTAACCCAGGCGGCCCGGAACCTGATGATGGACCTTGAGGACACCGAACGCACGGTGAAATACCTGGTCCGGGATCGGGACGGCAAGTACCCGGCCCTGTTCGACGCGATCCTCGCCGACGCGGGGATCGCGGTCGTGCTCAGCCGGGTACGGACACCGCGCATGAACTCGATCATGGAGAGGTGGATCCAAGCCTGCCGGCATGAATTACTCGACCGGACACTAATCTGGAGCCAAGCGCACCTACTGCAAGCCCTGCGCGAGTACGAACGCCACCACAACCGGCATCGACCTCATCGGGGCATCGCGAACGCCCGACCTCTGCGTCCGCTACCCAAACCGATAACCGATCCCGCCACGCTGACACGCCTGAACGTCCACCGACGCGATCAACTCGGCGGACTCCTGCACGAATACGAGAACGCCGCTTGA
- a CDS encoding hemerythrin domain-containing protein codes for MTSVDEPLADTRDMLMAHTMFRREFSLLPGLVRGVAAGDKERSQIVAEHIELVDNTLHHHHTSEDKHLWPRLLERGSAEIAPVVHVMEDQHQAIGDIIAEVKATLPTWRDSAAPESAEVLANALDRMVPLLVEHLNLEEERVLPLIEKYITAAEWGGMVNEGADAAPPESLPLMFGLMAYEGDPEVIQEIVSHMPPEVRPVIEELAAQAFASYSERVHGTATPPRVGGRA; via the coding sequence ATGACATCCGTTGACGAACCGCTTGCGGATACCCGCGATATGTTGATGGCCCACACTATGTTCCGACGGGAGTTCTCTCTACTGCCGGGGCTGGTCCGCGGTGTCGCAGCTGGCGACAAGGAACGGTCACAGATCGTTGCCGAACACATCGAACTCGTGGATAACACGTTGCATCACCACCACACGAGCGAAGACAAGCACCTGTGGCCGAGATTGCTCGAACGCGGCTCTGCGGAGATCGCGCCGGTCGTTCACGTGATGGAGGATCAGCACCAGGCCATCGGCGATATCATCGCCGAGGTGAAAGCGACGCTGCCAACCTGGCGCGACAGTGCCGCCCCCGAGTCCGCGGAGGTCCTGGCCAACGCTCTCGACCGAATGGTTCCGCTACTCGTCGAGCACCTGAACCTCGAGGAGGAGCGCGTGCTTCCGCTCATCGAGAAGTACATTACCGCAGCGGAGTGGGGCGGCATGGTGAACGAGGGTGCGGACGCCGCTCCCCCGGAGAGCCTTCCCCTGATGTTTGGCTTGATGGCCTATGAGGGAGATCCCGAGGTCATCCAAGAAATTGTCTCTCACATGCCGCCGGAGGTCCGTCCGGTTATCGAGGAGTTGGCTGCGCAGGCGTTCGCGTCCTACTCCGAGCGCGTCCACGGCACCGCCACGCCACCCCGTGTCGGCGGCAGGGCTTAG
- a CDS encoding integrase, which produces MPRTALNHPRLLIRPETVLRRHLTARRHARHSHPHQLGRPRTVRSIRRLVLRLASENATWGYRRTHGELLVLGVKVAASTIWKILKDAGVDPAPQRTSSTWAAFLRSQAQAVIAADFIETTTLTGARLYVLAVIEHATRRIRILGATTHPTAAWVTQTARNLVMDLEDARRPVKYLIRDRDGKYPTLFDRVPADAGITVVHTGVRTPRMNAIKERWIRTCRRELLDRTLILNQRHLLHPLREYEVFYNERPLPEPITNPTALKRLHVQRHDRLGGLLNEYKNAA; this is translated from the coding sequence TTGCCGCGAACCGCACTGAACCACCCGCGGCTACTGATCCGCCCCGAGACGGTGCTGCGCCGGCACCTGACCGCCCGCCGACACGCCAGACATTCCCACCCCCACCAACTCGGGCGACCACGAACAGTCCGGTCCATCCGTCGGCTCGTCCTGCGCCTAGCCTCGGAGAACGCCACCTGGGGATACCGCCGCACCCACGGCGAACTGCTCGTCCTGGGCGTCAAGGTCGCCGCCTCCACCATCTGGAAGATCCTGAAGGATGCCGGAGTCGATCCGGCACCTCAACGCACCAGCAGCACGTGGGCGGCGTTCCTACGATCCCAGGCGCAGGCCGTCATCGCCGCCGACTTCATCGAAACGACCACCCTGACCGGCGCCCGCCTCTACGTCCTGGCGGTCATCGAACACGCCACCCGCCGCATCCGGATCCTCGGCGCCACCACACATCCCACCGCAGCCTGGGTGACCCAGACCGCCCGGAATCTGGTCATGGACCTCGAAGACGCGAGACGCCCGGTGAAATACCTGATCCGCGACCGGGACGGCAAATACCCGACCCTGTTCGACCGGGTGCCCGCCGACGCCGGCATCACCGTGGTACACACAGGCGTCCGGACACCCCGGATGAACGCGATCAAGGAACGCTGGATACGGACCTGCCGACGTGAACTCCTCGACCGGACACTGATTCTCAACCAGCGACATCTACTACACCCGCTCCGCGAGTACGAGGTCTTCTACAACGAACGTCCGCTACCCGAACCGATCACCAACCCCACCGCGCTGAAGCGCCTACACGTCCAGCGACACGACCGACTCGGCGGGCTCCTGAACGAGTACAAAAACGCCGCTTGA
- a CDS encoding transposase domain-containing protein encodes MDQIAITRTVTAAAGPFAAGPLGELTRLAPFEMADEVLATTLRTQQRPVVAGPGRGVPAAGLFADRGSRQVRAKLVAGLHGLPAPAPSMSALRQARQRLGPFPPHGSSVNSCTISASPDVAGSLCG; translated from the coding sequence GTGGATCAAATTGCTATAACCCGTACGGTCACGGCAGCCGCCGGTCCGTTCGCGGCCGGTCCTCTCGGTGAGCTGACCCGTCTCGCGCCGTTCGAGATGGCCGATGAGGTCCTGGCCACGACCCTGCGTACACAGCAACGTCCGGTTGTTGCCGGCCCGGGTCGTGGTGTGCCTGCTGCTGGCCTGTTCGCCGATCGGGGCTCCCGGCAGGTGCGGGCGAAACTCGTCGCTGGTCTGCACGGGCTTCCGGCGCCCGCTCCCAGCATGAGCGCCTTGCGGCAGGCCCGGCAGCGACTCGGCCCGTTCCCGCCCCACGGTTCTTCGGTCAACTCGTGCACGATCTCGGCCTCGCCAGACGTTGCCGGGAGCCTCTGCGGGTGA
- a CDS encoding NUDIX hydrolase: protein MSESLAIDHEGNALVAFHRAAEGGSVDDAPLTASLVAWWHNERLLLVFDRQRQQWELPGGMIDPGETPRQAAVRELREETGYELEQLALAGHARFALGPERRSEYAAVFGACAVPHGRDFTPNEEIIAVCWWDGVQPLSGRVQILDVLLGQLSRSSSTCPTGDGGR from the coding sequence ATGAGCGAATCTCTTGCGATCGATCACGAGGGGAACGCGTTGGTGGCGTTTCACCGGGCTGCCGAAGGCGGCAGCGTCGATGACGCCCCGCTAACCGCGTCCCTAGTTGCCTGGTGGCATAACGAGCGGCTGCTACTGGTCTTTGATCGACAACGGCAACAGTGGGAGCTGCCCGGCGGCATGATTGACCCTGGCGAGACACCCCGGCAGGCAGCTGTCCGCGAGCTGCGAGAAGAGACCGGCTACGAGCTTGAACAACTAGCCCTCGCCGGCCATGCGCGGTTCGCTCTTGGTCCCGAACGGCGCTCGGAGTACGCGGCCGTCTTCGGGGCGTGCGCGGTGCCGCACGGGCGCGACTTCACCCCGAATGAGGAGATCATCGCAGTGTGCTGGTGGGACGGCGTGCAGCCGCTCTCCGGTCGGGTCCAGATACTCGACGTGCTGCTCGGGCAGCTTTCGAGATCAAGTTCCACCTGTCCAACTGGTGATGGCGGCCGCTGA
- a CDS encoding alpha/beta hydrolase — MDERYLVLGFQPMSGNGQATVARGNPDQATYTAIYVPGIGSGLSSIGTHLKSAELLHQQASSQTTEPVSVIAWAGYDAPRSPRDAGSSSRADAAAVALVGFVAGIRATHEGPRPARISVIGHGYGGLVIGAAAKSGSLDVDNLVFLGCPSAGVDHASNLRVPGGVFATSAENNDDGTPFGVHGPRPDTPDFGAHVIKPVARSDGDPVTPYLPALGHVIVGQA; from the coding sequence TTGGACGAACGCTATCTCGTGCTTGGCTTCCAACCAATGAGCGGCAACGGTCAGGCCACTGTGGCCAGGGGCAACCCCGATCAGGCCACGTACACCGCGATCTACGTTCCCGGCATCGGTAGCGGACTGAGCAGCATCGGAACCCACCTAAAGTCTGCCGAGCTGCTTCACCAGCAGGCCAGCTCGCAAACCACCGAGCCCGTGTCCGTGATCGCCTGGGCCGGCTACGACGCCCCGAGGAGCCCGCGGGACGCGGGCAGCTCCTCCCGGGCGGACGCGGCCGCCGTCGCGCTGGTGGGATTCGTGGCCGGGATCCGCGCTACTCACGAAGGCCCACGTCCAGCCCGGATCAGCGTCATCGGCCACGGCTACGGTGGCCTGGTCATCGGCGCCGCCGCCAAATCCGGCAGCCTCGACGTCGACAACCTCGTCTTCCTCGGCTGCCCCTCCGCCGGGGTAGACCACGCAAGCAACCTCCGCGTCCCTGGAGGAGTCTTCGCGACCTCGGCCGAAAACAACGACGACGGCACCCCCTTCGGAGTTCACGGGCCGCGCCCGGACACGCCCGACTTCGGAGCCCATGTCATAAAGCCCGTCGCACGTTCCGACGGGGATCCGGTTACGCCCTACCTACCCGCCCTCGGACACGTCATCGTGGGCCAGGCCTAG